The Acidiferrobacteraceae bacterium genome has a window encoding:
- a CDS encoding tetratricopeptide repeat protein, with protein MNDEIDMNLSSGLAAFEAKHFAKAANLLAPLADSGNAEAQYRMAVMCQNGLGRARNDADALKWMQLAADQGHPYAQHGLGFMYMQGECVQQDNAEAIKWFTLAAEQGLPGSAMTLGMMYEQGQGVPVDPEKAQQWYKLAEEAQHEA; from the coding sequence ATGAATGACGAAATCGATATGAATCTGTCCAGCGGCCTTGCTGCGTTCGAGGCCAAACATTTCGCGAAGGCGGCAAATCTGCTCGCCCCCCTGGCGGACAGCGGCAACGCCGAGGCGCAGTACCGGATGGCGGTCATGTGCCAGAACGGCCTGGGCCGCGCGCGCAACGATGCCGATGCCCTGAAGTGGATGCAATTGGCTGCCGACCAGGGTCATCCCTACGCGCAACACGGTTTGGGCTTTATGTATATGCAGGGAGAATGCGTACAGCAGGACAATGCCGAGGCCATCAAGTGGTTCACGCTGGCGGCTGAACAGGGCCTGCCCGGTTCCGCCATGACCCTGGGCATGATGTACGAGCAGGGCCAGGGGGTTCCCGTCGACCCCGAAAAGGCGCAGCAATGGTACAAGCTGGCGGAAGAGGCCCAACACGAGGCCTGA